The genome window TCTCTTCCATTCTTCACTCAATGGACAAGTGACAAAATTCTTGTTATGTAATATTAGACTCCCGAAAGCACGTTGGTACTTCAAAGCACTTTCCAACATGACATAAGTTGAATTCCATCTAGTGGGGACATCTAACTGTAATCCCGCATTACTATCAATGTTGGCCTCCTACTTTCTTCACACACTtagcaaataatatatatatatatttttttacttaagaAGTTCTCACATATTTGATACTCTTCCTATTCTTGTGTAAACTAGAACTTGTAGCTTTCAACCCTTcttgaataattaaattcaatatatGTGCACAACATCGAATATGAAAGAACTCATCATCACACAACAAACAATTCTGCAAAGACAAGTGTTACGttgtttcaaaatattttgcataCTATTTTTTGCAAAAGCATTGTCCAAAGTCAAAGAAGAATTATTCTTATCAATTCCCCACTCtttcaaacaataaaaaaaaactgactCAACTAACTCTATACCGATGTGTGGAGGCTCCATTTTGCAAAAAGCAAGAATATGagaaataatacaaatatagcATTCAGTTGTATAAGCAGTCCAACAATCACAAGTTAAACAAATTCTACTAAGAATCTTACTCAACCCTCTTGTTTTAACTCCTCTTTCTTATCAAGATACAAATTTCATAATCATTCATTATGGTATATATTTCTTGTATAATATTTCACATCCAGATTACACAAATAAAGTAGCTCTCTAATTCTTCTATATTCCATAAAAGAATATGGGATGTCATGTTCAACATACAATAGCCATTGTCATAACTTCTCGCACACGTTTATGATCAAGTTGCCTAGATCTCAACCTTCTTTGTGCATCTAACATCATTACCCCAACTTAATTTAATTGGGTAAGTGTGACTTTTAAAAGATTAACACCTTTTAAGCTTAAAATTGACTATAAGTAGTGCAAGTTAGTAGTGACTTGGAAATTCAATCTAATTTTCATTGTGATTGATCTTTCTCCAAAGGTAAACTAATGAGTGTTGCACACAAGACATCAACAAGATAAAATCGCAATTTCTTCACAAATATTAAGAACACTAACTTGGGTTCTATCCCTTTACGCAAGAATCATAAATAGAACATCTAGGTAGATTAAACTATCCTAACTCACGTCCTAAATGAAACTACTCACACATATTTAACATATGTGGTAAAAGCAAAAATGTAAAGCATAAACATAGCACAAGAGAAACGAATTGAAATCCAATTTATCTATTAAAGAGTTGATGAATAACTCCAAATTTGATGGTGAAATCCTGGATTATAAGCTTGAAAAGTGTTAATAAGATGTAATCTAATGCTCATCTAAGCTAAAGAAATGATAGGAAATGAAGGGAAATAAGCTAGGACTATCTAGCTAGGATTCGAACTATCCAAAATAAACTAGCAAAAACGTGCTTATAATTGCTACAGAGCATGTATGCATGGACATGTGTCTAATTGCACACATTAGGAATGGCTTCAGACTTTGCTTGTGTAACATTTTATCTCAAGTGTGTGGACTTGATGATCTTTatgaaagttgtagccctttaagTTGGTTTTTTAATGGCACAGGAATCACTAAATTTGGACACTCCTATATTGAGACAATCAAAATACTGAATAGTGGCATGTTGAACGGAAATTGCAACTCCATACACTTTTGCTCCACTTTTGCCTCTGTTTTTTCCATATAATTAAGACCATTGAAAACAACACTTTTAGGCTAGCTCTCCAAAGAAATGATGTATCCATCTCATTGGTTTTACTTTGACACGCAATAATCTTGACttaatttttcttccaaaacacATGCAAAATCGATCATTGTATTTTTACTTACAAAAGAATTTATACCTAATTAAACAAATGAAGCAAATGAAAATCCTTTTAAACATAATATCTACGACATTTAAAgcataaaataaaagttaaccATAAGGGTACTACATGATCAAATATCAACGTATCAATTCTCTCTTGTATGGTGGATAAACAAGTGACCACGCATTCCTAATTGGTTAATGGGATGGTTGAATTTCTCCATCAAATGTTAAGCATGCTATAAGAGCAATTCCTACATCTAGttttatcataaaattaataatatagcCTACATAAGTAGCTCAATTGATCACACAGGTAAAGTTTAGGTAGAAAGAAAGATAAAATcaataatacacacacacacacacacacatatatatatatatatgattgcgttcaaatgagaacgcaccgcccaggagagaactgagaaccaaTCATAGCGCGTCACGTGTCCAGATATAGttgcacctaaggttataactaggtgcacttaggtgcatgaatgctaacaaggtaaattacttgcatttgtacgTGAAAATAagtgcacaagtgcatgtaaaatgtattacatgtgcaagtaaaatgtacattgagcatcaatactaagtgtacttaacgttataactagttgcacctaatggtataattagttgcacctaggtgcacaaatgttaacaagataaattacttgcacttgtaagtgaaaatagatgcaTTTGTaggtgattttacttgcactttttacttgcaaatatgcaccaactacttgcacttataacacatttacttgcaccaaagttcgagatatttatgaaaatgtcaccgcatcgtttttttaaaattacatctgattcgttgatctggatatgtggacggctgtggatcgttcttatttctctcctagacacccgttctcattagagcgcgcccctatatatatatatatatatatagaagagtttgaaaaatgaaaatgaatctCAGCcttacatacatatacatacatactatgtatgtatgtacgtatgtatattTGATATTCCTAATGCATACATGTATGCTTTCTAACAAATACTATTTTGAGAGTGATTGAAGTAATGAGTTTTAGTAAGGTTGTACATTACAATTTGTTCTTTTATTACATCTGTACCGAATTATACGTGCTCCATATTCATCTCTGTATtgcttatttaattaatttcaatcaaatttattatcgtgttgaatattgaataaaatgTCAATGAATTGAataagattaattttttttatgaatgaatGGTCCAATGTATACACTATATCTTCCTTTGATGCAACAACGttcagtcttttttttttcttttgtatttttatttttgtttttttgttactCCCTCCGTCTTGTTTTATAGAGCTATGCTATTGTTATTgtacttttgaattttagccgTTAATTTCTGTAATTAGGTGCAAGAATCCTTAATATCAACGTTTTGACTTGTTAAAAAGTTAATATgactacttaattaattaacttctTGTATCAACTTATTTGTGTTGAATGTGCCTTCACTGAGACTCAGTCTCATAACCGatcatatgggagagtcactacatgccatctgagcacaaagtgcttggcttgtaacaacttattattccaattaaaattcaaaaagctactttgAACAGCTTTTTCAATCAGCTTTTTGAGAATGTCATTTTACATACTATCAACTATTCAACTAgctaatttactaattatttttctacaattaactaatattatcaactagtcaacCACACTAACCACATtaactaacagctatttaccaaacaccctatCTATGTATCCGTTGAACTCTTGAAATCATATTGCCATTCATAGATGCACACAGCATCACCAACCCTATAGTTGCACACTTGCGCTAGGACGTCCTTCATTCCTAACAATTAAATGCCCAAATTTGACTATTATTTgtgaaaattattcatttttgacttattattattattattattattattattattattattattattattttgtgttcACTATCTATAAATTAGCCAATTTTGTCACGAGTTaagcaaataataattattttaaaaattacgcaataattaaatataaaaaaataaatccaatatgacattaaaaaataaaaattaataaaaaccaATTTAGAAGAATACTATAACGTGACTAGtttcaataatattaagtttgtgACAATTGACAAAATCTCCTAGACCGTCTTACGAATCTTCATCCGTGAGATGGGTCATGTTTTTAATTACTGTTACACTTTTTCAtttaagtattataatttttctcataaataattCTTCAATccttaatattacattttgatttaaaactattacatttgttcttataagtattacattttttcttataagtaacaataaatcaatttatctctattagtattacactttttctcataagtaaaaATGTTCAAcccctaaatattatattttgatttaagggtccgtttgaaaacttggaaaatatttttcagaaaaagactaattttcaagaaaataatataattttcaaatgtttggttaaatgtcataataaactattttttttctatttgactaaaagttaagaaattataattttttgtttggttcattttcctgaaaacgaccatattatttgttatataataataataataataataataataagtggtggtcGTGGTCGTGGTGTGATGGTAGGTAGTGGcctggtggtggtgtggtgtggTGTGGGTTGGTTGTGGTATAGtagtggtggttgtggtggtggtgctTGTGGTGTTGGgcgtggtggtggtggtggtggtgttggtggtggttcTGGTactggtggtggtgatggttgTGGTGTGGTAGTGCTAgtggtggttgtggttgtgGTCGTTTGGTGGTGGTgaaaataataatccaaaagcTAGCTTGCAAAGAGATGAAAGAGAAGATAAATagaggaaaataaagaattcaaaaaatatcttcgaaaatatttttcgccaaattgaatattttgttcGTTGACTAGAATGAGTATTTTTCTGACTTTATTTTCATTGAATACCCAAAAGGGGGgaaatctagaaaatgactttcgaaacatttttcgagtttccaaacggaccctaaaaatcaattttcttaaagtattacattttcccttataaatagtataagtTATTTATtcgtaattataatattacattttttaatataaatattacatttttatcttgatTCGATCCATCTAACGAATAAAAATCTATGTGACGGTATGATAGGAGACTCACTCCAAGTTTGTAAGGAAGTCCTTCCCAATGTCCTCGAATTAGTTTATCGcggtttaattaatttattctctttaattaaaaatctatGAGACGGTAAAATAtattctctttaatttttatttttatttttattaaaaaaattaaaataaaataaaataaaaaagaaaaaagtcctCTGAATTAGTTAGGCTGTGTTTGGCGCggtttaattaatttacaatatGGACATCTGGTACAGAGTACTGCTGGTCCAGCCGTCAGGTCGTCAGCATGCATGAGTTTCTTATATAGTCTTATGTCACAGCATCAACTTCCATTTTCTGATACATAAATCCTAATATTGCGGTAAAGTCGTAAAGATACAagtttatacaaataaaatttactgTTTTTATTAACGATAAAAATGGTCTATTTTTATAgaggaaaaataaaactatataaaGGAGATAATGACTTTGTTTAATAACATAGTTAgcttttgaattaattttgatttatttaaccactattagctgtttgacttggttaaacaatcaatatgaatgtttaattagttatttgtaacaacttattgctctataacactaaaattcaaattagattttttgatcaactttttgataaagccattttgcatgtaatacGTTATCCGCTAACAGtcaatttaccaaatatctttctacaatcaactatgATATCAACTAATCAAAATCACTAACCTAATTAGCTaatagctatttaccaaacaccccaatATTTTTACTTATCATTTCTCTAATTTGAAAAACTAGAGAAATGATATTCGTTTtgctaaaattttgaaaataagttaAACATGTTCTCTAATTtggaaaagtgaaaaaaaaaatgattgagtAGACCTTGAaccttttcttttgtttttcttttttaatacaactgactatattatattgtagtatatgttcatctatTCATTCTCAActtgttgaagcacaaaaagtcaatattgcctccattTATGCCCAGTCTCATGACCTCATATATAAgaaagtcactacatgtcatctgagcacaaggtgcgtGGCAATCTTAAACCTTTAAATAAAGAGAAAACTGCAAAATTGgagatttccaaaaaaaagaatgaagtaATTTAATGAGGGATAAagaaagtcttttttttttcttaataagccCAAAGAATCAATACCGCCTCCATTAAAGCTCGAACCCACAACTTCTCGTACAAAGAATCAACGCCACCTCCACCGAAGCTCGAATCCACAACTTCCATACGAGAGAGCAACTTGGTGTCACTAGACTACAATgtcattgatatatatatatgcaaaaaatGATAGGAGATAGAATGTTAAAACAAATATTTACTATAAATTGAtaacatatttataatttagaataagattaaatttttaaaaggaaaatgctATTTGCTTCTCAGAAATATTTTTCTCATGACATGACTTATAATTATTTGGTGTTATTAATTGACTGACCCACATATTTTTAGTTAAATACTAAAATACTCAATTAGATAGTAACATGTAAGGGGAGGTAAATTTTAGGAGGGTTGTATATCATTAAATTCCTCCAAATAGGGCTTTACTTTTAGTCTCAAAGCTTAAATCTAAAAATTTGTTGCTTCCTTTACGTGATAAGTATAAACACGTAAAGAGACATTATGTATTGGTATATTGCAAGCTGTCTAATGTCTTATATAGAAATATTGCGTGATCTCCACCATGTCCCTTGATTTTAAAGCAAAGTTCTTTcgctttctttttcttttttagatagataaataattgatattacattttgttttattttatttttactgttTATATACAACTTagtctttaattttatcataaattctTTCCTAGAAAGACTGATGTAACTCTCAAAATTATGGTGCAGCTATTTTATCACAAAATTAGCAATTGTTACACTATGGATCATACTTCATATGGCATTGTAAActataatacaaattaaaattcagTATCTTCAATTAACACATTCTGTATCTACAATTAACAGTTCATATACATGcaaataaataacttgatcattgctgacacataataatagttacatgtacaaaaactgtaaactgtatatataaaatgtgtcaactatagATACAGAATCTAAACGTTATTTCTGGATCAAGGCCTACCATGCaaagtccataatataatttgcccaaaatTAGGGTATAGACTCAATGTCTTGCCCATTTACTTTGGTATTGCACTGGGTGTACTGTAACTCAAGACTTTAAAATTTCCTTGGCTCATAACTAACATtgcaaattttgttttatttttttttcctaacatATTGTGCTCACTTCTCGTCCTTAAACTATAATTGACTTTGCAAATTTCATCCATAATGTTTTATTAGAAAACTgacgaaatttgcaatgttAGTTATAGCTTAGGAACGAGAAGTGAACCAACAAGTAGAAACGAATccaacaattaatttataatttaggaacgaaaagtacaattttacttttttcttagtgttttttaaattattttaaaatttaatttctttgctTAATAAAACTTtcaatgtagtttttaaatatatataaactttatatacCAATATTAaacttatattataaaaaaatcaaattaaaataacttcagtcaaacctcataatcagacaaataaaatgagcttgagattaattattttttaaaagtaagttatttataaaataatatgttaaaacaaaaagaatgagACAAAGAATAAGTTTTtgtatacggagtatttaaaatGTGTTTTGGAGGCATAGTAGTCATTTTCCAGTGAGGTCTGGAAGAGTGCCAAGATTTCTCACCGACGGAGTCACGGAGAGTCGGTATAAATCCTCAGTCGTGACTTCAAAGTCATCTGCTTCTCGCTCATTCTCTCGCTGCTGCACACTTTCACTGCCTCGCATTGTCTTCCATTCAAGGTTAGTTAGATCTGCATTTTCTAGTTTTCCTCATTAGCAACTTCTATTGAGAATCTGATCTGATTTTACATTCATAACCGCCCTACAATTGTCTTAAATGCATGCATTGCATTGGTTGATTGTTATTATCTTGATTTGCAGTGAAACCCGCATTGAATTTTCATAGGTACAATTCTATTCTCTTGATCTGGGTCGACAAGATCTGATCAAGGAACCTATAGGAGAATGGGATTTGTTGAGAATTTCAAGATCTGGGTTTTGTTTATCTGCTTGGGATGGGAATTGGGTCATGGGTTTTATCTGCCTGGTAGTTATCCTCACAAGTATGGGGTTGGTGATTTTTTGAATGTAAAGGTCAATTCACTCACGTCAATTGACACCGAGATACCCTTTACTTACTATAGCTTGCCCTTCTGTAAGCCCCCAGATGGTGTTAAGGACAGTGCTGAAAATCTCGGCGAGCTCCTCGTGGGGGATAGGATTGAAAATTCTCCCTACAGGTTTAAGATGTTCTCAAATGAGACTGAAATTTTCCTGTGTCAGTCAAAGCCATTGTCAGGGGAGGAGTTTAAGCTTTTGACCAAGAGGATTGATGAGATGTATCAAGTGAATTTGATTCTAGATAATTTGCCTGCTATTCGATATACTAGGAAGGAAGGGTTTGTCTTGAGGTGGACTGGGTATCCAGTTGGGATTAAAGTCCAAGAAGCCTATTATGTGTTTAATCACTTGAAGTTTACTGTTCTTGTTCACAAATATGAAGAGGCCAATGTAGCTCGGGTGATGGGTACTGGAGATGCTGCTGAGGTGATCCCATCCGTTGGGGGTGATGGATCTGAGGCACCAGGATATATGGTCGTCGGTTTTGAGGTTGTCCCATGTAGTTTCCAGCACAATGCTGATTCACTTAAGAACTTGAAAATGTATGATAAGTATCCGTCTCCTATTAAGTGTGATCCCACTACAGTTGGCATGGCTATAAAAGAAAATGAGCCTGTGGCCTTTACCTATGAGGTTAACTTTGTTGAGAGTGATATCAAGTGGCCTTCAAGATGGGATGCTTATTTGAAGATGGAAGGGGCAAAGGTGCATTGGTTCTCCATCCTGAATTCCCTCATGGTGATCACTTTCTTGGCTGGAATTGTGTTTGTGATCCTGTTGAGGACAGTACGGAGAGATCTGACTAGATATGAGGAGCTTGACAAAGAGGCTCAAGCCCAGATGAATGAGGAGCTATCAGGGTGGAAACTTGTTGTAAGTGATGTCTTTCGAGCTCCAAGCAATCCAACACTTCTGTGTGTGATGGTTGGGGATGGTGTTCAGATCCTAGGGATGGGAGTTGGGACTATTCTGTTTGCTGCTCTTGGATTCATGTCCCCTGCTTCTCGTGGAACATTGATTACAGGTATGCTGTTTTTCTACATGATTCTTGGTGTTGCAGCTGGTTATGTCGCTGTTCGTCTCTGGAGGACAATCTTCTGTGGTGACACCAAGGGATGGGTTTCAGTTTCATGGAAAGCTGCATGTTTCTTCCCTGGGATTTCATTCCTTATTCTGACCACTTTGAATTTCCTATTGTGGGGTAGTCATAGTACAGGAGCCATTCCATTTTCCCTGTTTGTTATTCTCATTTTGCTTTGGTTCTGTATCTCAGTTCCCCTTACCCTTATTGGGGGTTACCTTGGGGCAAAGTCGCCTCATTTTGAATACCCAGTCCGAACCAACCAGATCCCCCGTGAAATTCCACCTCAAAAATACCCATCTTGGCTTCTAGTGCTTGGTGCCGGTACCTTACCTTTTGGCACACTTTTCATTGAGCTTTTCTTCATCATGTCTAGCATCTGGATGGGTCGTGTGTACTATGTGTTTGGGTTTCTCCTTATTGTTATGATCCTTCTCGTTGCTGTGTGTGCTGAGGTGTCTCTTGTCCTAACTTACATGCATCTTTGCGTCGAGGATTGGAAGTGGTGGTGGAAGTCCTTCTTTGCTTCTGGCTCGGTTGCTATATACATTTTCCTGTACTCCATTAACTATCTAATATTTGATCTTAAGAGCTTGAGTGGACCTGTTTCTGCTACCCTTTACCTGGGCTATTCATTGTTCATGGTTCTGGCAATCATGCTGGCAACTGGCACAGTGGGGTTCCTTTCCTCTTTCTGGTTTGTATACTACTTGTTCTCTTCTGTGAAGCTGGATTGAAGACACGGATTTctgggaaaagaaaaaaacagttGGCTACAAGGATACAGACACATCACATCTTCGAAAGTCAgtactatttatttatattgctTTTCTTATGATTGCTGTTTTGTAGGAAGCTGAGAAAAACAATAAACTTGATACGCTATAGAATTTTTGTTAAATTCTTTAATACTGAATGGAAGTCATCGATTCTTAAGCTTCAGTAGATGGTATGTATTGTGAGTGTTGGATACTTAACATGAATGCTTTGTTGTTCATTTCTCTTTGGTTATCAAGTAGTgattatatcatttttttggttGGTCATTGTCATGGTTTGCTCGCTCTTAGTGTTGTATttcttgggcaaattataccatggaccaggtttaccttgcattgtagagtgtagaccctgatccaaaaataaccttcaaattctgtatatgtaattgacacattttatacttgTAGTTGACAGTGTCTGTACATGTAGCTTCATATTATCtatcagcaattatcaagttatttgtttac of Ipomoea triloba cultivar NCNSP0323 chromosome 3, ASM357664v1 contains these proteins:
- the LOC116013921 gene encoding transmembrane 9 superfamily member 11-like — encoded protein: MGFVENFKIWVLFICLGWELGHGFYLPGSYPHKYGVGDFLNVKVNSLTSIDTEIPFTYYSLPFCKPPDGVKDSAENLGELLVGDRIENSPYRFKMFSNETEIFLCQSKPLSGEEFKLLTKRIDEMYQVNLILDNLPAIRYTRKEGFVLRWTGYPVGIKVQEAYYVFNHLKFTVLVHKYEEANVARVMGTGDAAEVIPSVGGDGSEAPGYMVVGFEVVPCSFQHNADSLKNLKMYDKYPSPIKCDPTTVGMAIKENEPVAFTYEVNFVESDIKWPSRWDAYLKMEGAKVHWFSILNSLMVITFLAGIVFVILLRTVRRDLTRYEELDKEAQAQMNEELSGWKLVVSDVFRAPSNPTLLCVMVGDGVQILGMGVGTILFAALGFMSPASRGTLITGMLFFYMILGVAAGYVAVRLWRTIFCGDTKGWVSVSWKAACFFPGISFLILTTLNFLLWGSHSTGAIPFSLFVILILLWFCISVPLTLIGGYLGAKSPHFEYPVRTNQIPREIPPQKYPSWLLVLGAGTLPFGTLFIELFFIMSSIWMGRVYYVFGFLLIVMILLVAVCAEVSLVLTYMHLCVEDWKWWWKSFFASGSVAIYIFLYSINYLIFDLKSLSGPVSATLYLGYSLFMVLAIMLATGTVGFLSSFWFVYYLFSSVKLD